A single genomic interval of Juglans regia cultivar Chandler chromosome 1, Walnut 2.0, whole genome shotgun sequence harbors:
- the LOC109022065 gene encoding uncharacterized protein LOC109022065 — MNRRVRASTKCSLSPSRSEPFHKYLKPGMLAQIRDLRISARTHRVRLLYSISSSSQISIHRSTPPSSPPSSNGSQQLPVSVGDGIPCFASRIYGPRCPQRKKLVAAKSVLFLNPSPVPDAPDPVVDAFSNDILVAH, encoded by the coding sequence ATGAACCGGAGGGTCAGAGCGTCTACCAAATGCTCCTTATCCCCAAGCCGGTCCGAGCCATTCCACAAGTATCTTAAACCAGGCATGCTCGCCCAAATCCGTGACTTGCGAATCAGCGCTCGGACTCACCGAGTCAGGTTGCTATACTCGATCTCCTCCTCTTCCCAGATCTCTATCCACCGCTCGACCCCGCCTTCATCTCCACCTTCGAGCAACGGCAGTCAACAACTCCCGGTTAGTGTGGGCGACGGCATCCCTTGCTTTGCCAGCAGGATCTACGGTCCGCGTTGCCCGCAGAGGAAGAAGCTCGTGGCAGCCAAGTCTGTCTTGTTCCTGAACCCTAGCCCGGTCCCGGACGCGCCCGATCCGGTCGTCGACGCTTTCAGTAATGATATTCTCGTCGCTCATTGA